One Gossypium raimondii isolate GPD5lz chromosome 3, ASM2569854v1, whole genome shotgun sequence genomic window carries:
- the LOC128039948 gene encoding uncharacterized protein LOC128039948, which translates to MALFEALCGRKCKIPLYWSELSESKLVGVDLIRETEEKVKIIRDSLKATSDRQKSYANLKRRDIEFNVDDHVFLKVSSWKKVLRFGRKGKLSPRFIGSYEIIERIGLVAYRLALPPELEKIHNVFHVSMLKWYRLDRSHVIPHAEIEIQSDMTYSEEPVKILARKVKELRNKRAPLVKVLWHRHGMEEAT; encoded by the coding sequence atggcactgTTTGAAGCTCTGTGTGGAAGGAAATGTAAAATCCCATTGTATTGGTCTGAATTAAGTGAATCGAAGTTAGTGGGAGTGGATTTGATTCGGGAAACTGAAGAGAAAGTCAAGATTATtcgagatagtttgaaagctACTTCCGATCGTCAGAAGTCATACGCAAATTTGAAGAGAAGAGATATAGAATTCAATGTGGACGATCATGTGTTCTTGAAAGTTTCTTCGTGGAAAAAAGTTTTACGGTTTGGTAGAAAGGGAAAACTTAGTCCACGATTTATTGGGTcgtatgaaattattgaaagaattggtcTAGTAGCTTATAGATTGGCTTTACCTCCTGAACTTGAGAAGAtccataatgtgtttcatgtatctatgctaAAATGGTATAGATTAGATCGTTCACATGTGATTCCTCATGCTGAAATAGAGATACAATCAGATATGACATATTCAGAGGAACCAGTGAAAATTTTAGCTCGAAAGGTTAAAGAATTGCGGAACAAACGGGCACCGTTGGTAAAAGTGCTATGGCATCGACATGGTATGGAGGAGGCAACCTGA